In a single window of the Streptomyces liliiviolaceus genome:
- a CDS encoding amidohydrolase family protein, whose translation MKSDANPVKRLTTGRRGFLAGTAALGFGAGLSTHAIASRATANETTDFSLRDQDLPFIGTEETFSTHELMVLNDRLFLEDTGLAELGPRRIGAMDEAGLNVQILSAHTPGVQNVKGQKGIDFAYRLNKLLADGPMATYPGRFKAFATLPLQNPEASADELERTVREDGFLGCLTNGIIGKKFLDHPDFEPLLARAEALDAPIYIHPGLPPDEVFEIYYSNMRPEYQKEFQDQVLSISAYGWHQEVVTQCLRMITSGVFDRHPKLQIIIGHMGEGLPFFYARVVEKMSEVTKKSLDKPFEQYFHDNFWFTTSAFPQTELLDLLLEHINVDRVMFATDYPFANIKTQTDWFRGVALPREDKEKIAFRNAEKLFGIKV comes from the coding sequence ATGAAGTCCGACGCAAACCCTGTGAAGCGCCTCACGACGGGACGCCGCGGCTTTCTAGCCGGCACGGCAGCACTTGGCTTTGGCGCAGGCTTATCCACGCATGCCATTGCCTCCCGCGCGACAGCGAACGAGACTACGGATTTTTCACTGCGAGACCAGGACCTCCCCTTCATCGGCACGGAAGAGACCTTTTCCACCCATGAATTGATGGTGCTGAACGACAGGCTGTTCCTTGAGGATACTGGTCTTGCCGAACTCGGCCCGCGCCGCATCGGCGCAATGGATGAAGCGGGACTCAACGTTCAAATCCTTTCCGCACATACGCCAGGTGTGCAGAACGTCAAGGGTCAGAAGGGAATCGATTTCGCGTATCGCCTAAACAAGCTGCTCGCCGACGGGCCGATGGCCACCTATCCGGGGCGGTTTAAAGCATTTGCAACCCTGCCTCTGCAGAATCCGGAGGCTTCGGCAGACGAACTGGAACGCACAGTTCGGGAGGATGGCTTCCTGGGATGTCTGACCAATGGAATCATCGGGAAGAAATTTCTCGATCATCCCGATTTCGAGCCGCTGCTGGCGCGGGCCGAAGCCCTTGATGCGCCGATATACATCCATCCGGGCCTGCCACCTGACGAGGTTTTCGAAATCTACTACAGCAACATGCGGCCGGAATATCAGAAAGAGTTCCAGGATCAGGTTCTCAGCATCTCTGCATATGGCTGGCATCAGGAAGTCGTTACTCAGTGCCTCCGAATGATCACCTCGGGAGTGTTCGACAGGCATCCCAAGCTCCAGATCATCATCGGCCACATGGGAGAGGGCCTTCCGTTCTTTTACGCACGCGTCGTGGAGAAGATGAGCGAAGTAACCAAGAAGAGCCTGGACAAGCCGTTCGAGCAGTATTTCCATGACAATTTCTGGTTCACAACCAGCGCATTCCCGCAGACCGAACTACTCGATCTCCTGCTGGAGCACATAAACGTGGATCGAGTGATGTTTGCAACCGACTACCCGTTTGCAAACATCAAAACTCAAACCGACTGGTTCCGGGGAGTCGCCTTGCCACGCGAAGACAAGGAAAAGATTGCGTTCCGAAACGCAGAAAAACTGTTCGGAATCAAAGTCTGA
- a CDS encoding IS256 family transposase has product MTDVTSDTEAGKAAVSGAGTVDDGLVAELVTRAQAGGVKLTGEGGLLQQLTKRLLESALEGELTDHLGHEPGERAEGGRENYRNGHRSKRVITESGPVEIAVPRDRAGSFEPQLVKKRQRRLGGVDEMVLSLSAKGLTHGEISAYLAEVYGAEISKSTISTITDSVMAGMSEWQNRPLDTVYPVVFIDCVNVKVRDGQVANRPVYMAVAVTAEGQRDILGLWIGDGGEGAKYWLQVLTEIKNRGAADVLMLVCDGLTGLPDAVNTVWPATIVQTCVVHLLRNSFRYAARQDWEKIAKALRPVYTAPTEDASLERFVEFTDAWGGKYPAIVRLWEAAWAEFVPFLRFDVEIRKIVCTTNAIESINARIRKAVRARGHFPTDQAALKCVYLAVMSLDPTGTGRKRWTMRWKAALQAFDITFDGRLTAGRR; this is encoded by the coding sequence ATGACTGACGTGACGAGTGACACCGAGGCCGGGAAGGCCGCTGTGAGTGGGGCGGGCACCGTGGATGACGGGCTGGTCGCCGAGCTGGTGACCCGGGCCCAGGCCGGTGGGGTGAAGCTCACCGGGGAGGGTGGCCTGTTGCAGCAGCTGACGAAGCGGTTGTTGGAGTCCGCGCTGGAAGGCGAACTCACCGATCATCTGGGCCACGAGCCCGGTGAGCGGGCCGAGGGCGGCCGGGAGAACTACCGCAACGGACACCGCTCCAAGAGGGTGATCACCGAGTCGGGGCCGGTCGAGATCGCGGTGCCGCGGGACCGGGCCGGGTCGTTCGAGCCGCAGCTGGTCAAGAAGCGCCAGCGGCGTTTGGGCGGGGTGGACGAGATGGTCCTGTCGCTGTCGGCGAAAGGGCTCACGCACGGGGAGATCTCCGCGTATCTCGCCGAGGTCTACGGCGCGGAGATCTCTAAGTCCACGATCTCCACGATCACCGACAGCGTGATGGCCGGCATGAGCGAATGGCAGAACCGTCCCCTGGACACCGTCTATCCGGTCGTCTTCATCGACTGCGTGAACGTGAAGGTCAGGGACGGGCAGGTCGCCAACCGGCCTGTCTACATGGCGGTGGCGGTCACCGCCGAGGGACAACGGGACATCCTGGGCCTGTGGATCGGCGACGGCGGGGAGGGCGCGAAGTACTGGCTCCAGGTCCTGACCGAGATCAAGAACCGCGGCGCGGCCGATGTCCTGATGCTGGTCTGCGACGGCCTGACAGGCCTCCCGGACGCCGTGAACACCGTCTGGCCTGCGACGATCGTCCAGACCTGCGTCGTTCACCTGCTGCGGAACAGCTTCCGTTACGCGGCCCGGCAGGACTGGGAGAAGATCGCGAAGGCGCTCAGGCCCGTCTACACCGCGCCGACCGAGGACGCCTCGCTCGAGCGGTTCGTGGAGTTCACCGACGCCTGGGGCGGGAAGTATCCGGCGATCGTCCGGCTCTGGGAGGCGGCCTGGGCGGAGTTCGTGCCCTTCCTCCGGTTCGACGTGGAGATCCGCAAGATTGTCTGCACCACCAACGCGATCGAGAGCATCAACGCGCGCATCCGAAAGGCCGTCCGGGCCCGGGGACACTTCCCCACCGACCAGGCCGCCCTCAAATGCGTCTACCTCGCCGTCATGAGCCTGGACCCGACCGGCACCGGACGCAAACGCTGGACCATGCGCTGGAAGGCTGCACTCCAAGCCTTCGACATCACCTTCGACGGCCGGCTCACCGCCGGACGCCGCTGA
- a CDS encoding aromatic-ring hydroxylase C-terminal domain-containing protein, which produces MRTPAGPRRAEVRDVAAARAGQVNTVAARTDRVDVDALLIRPDGCVAWGLPTRQDLDASTLVRALGTGSGQPP; this is translated from the coding sequence TTGCGGACTCCTGCTGGACCTCGTCGCGCGGAGGTCCGTGACGTCGCGGCCGCGAGGGCCGGACAGGTCAACACCGTCGCCGCCCGCACGGACCGGGTGGACGTCGACGCCTTGCTGATCCGGCCCGACGGCTGTGTCGCCTGGGGCCTGCCCACCAGGCAGGACCTCGACGCTTCCACGCTGGTGCGTGCGCTGGGCACCGGGTCCGGCCAACCGCCCTGA
- a CDS encoding alpha/beta fold hydrolase, giving the protein MPDHVRTADGRRLQVEISGDPEGRPVFLLHGMPGSRVGPKPRSLFLHQRGTRLISFDRPGYGGSDRRAGRQVADVVEDVAAVANAFALERFAVVGRSGGAPHALACAALMPGRVTRVAALVGLAPRDAEGLDWFEGMTPSNVEEFTTAVTDPDRYAAGLIPRSAAIRCNPARLLDELRSDLTHEDRLIVSDSSIRSMLLRTYREALRTSVYGWLDDAIALTGPWGFDPAYIGVPVLLWHGAKDAFSPASHFSWLAARVPRATAVLEPKAAHFAALRALPEVLDWLLSAPSGA; this is encoded by the coding sequence GTGCCTGACCATGTGAGGACGGCGGATGGGCGGCGATTACAGGTAGAGATCTCGGGCGATCCTGAGGGGCGCCCCGTGTTTCTCCTGCACGGCATGCCAGGCAGTCGGGTGGGACCCAAGCCGCGCTCATTGTTCCTTCATCAGCGCGGCACCAGACTCATCAGCTTCGACCGTCCCGGATACGGCGGTTCGGACCGCAGGGCCGGCCGGCAGGTCGCAGACGTCGTCGAGGACGTAGCTGCTGTAGCCAATGCGTTCGCACTGGAACGATTCGCGGTGGTGGGCCGCTCCGGAGGAGCACCGCATGCCCTGGCCTGCGCTGCCCTCATGCCTGGCCGGGTGACCCGAGTAGCGGCTCTGGTCGGGCTCGCGCCGAGGGATGCGGAAGGGCTGGACTGGTTCGAGGGAATGACGCCGTCCAACGTGGAGGAGTTCACGACCGCGGTCACCGATCCGGACCGGTACGCGGCCGGCCTCATCCCCCGTTCTGCCGCCATACGGTGCAACCCGGCCCGGCTCCTGGACGAACTGCGCTCGGACCTCACCCACGAGGACCGACTGATCGTCTCCGACAGTTCCATCCGTTCGATGTTGCTGCGCACCTACCGCGAAGCACTGCGCACCTCGGTCTACGGATGGCTCGATGACGCGATCGCCCTGACCGGCCCATGGGGGTTCGATCCGGCGTACATCGGGGTGCCGGTGTTGCTGTGGCACGGAGCCAAGGACGCGTTCTCCCCGGCGTCCCACTTTTCCTGGCTGGCTGCCCGCGTCCCGCGCGCCACGGCGGTCCTGGAGCCGAAGGCGGCACACTTCGCGGCCCTGCGTGCGCTTCCGGAGGTCCTGGATTGGCTCCTGTCAGCGCCGTCCGGAGCCTGA
- a CDS encoding MMPL family transporter, with protein sequence MAVNAAPSGEAPAGRLAGRWVPWLVIGLWLVLAAGMVPLSGKLSSVTTDSAVDTLPASAESTKVAVLDDSLPGGDDNTFVFVYHRSGGMTDADRATVEHHYNTLAKQYPPKRTRAADEDDEGSPTSPSTDRKAMMFTLEVSTAYGAPEDIVGPLRDAAKDRPAGLELDVTGPGAIDGDMDAVFDGIDVQVLLTTIVVVTLLLILTYRSPVLWIIPLVAVGAAALTSMGTVYLLVKGFGIVVNDQNSALLTILVFGVGTDYALLLIARYREALHHHENVRLAMVHALRGAAPAIVASAATVVAGLLCLLVADLNSTSGLGPIGAAGIVCALVAMLTLFPAVLVVLGRRIFWPAIPRFSTAMEEKPGLWGRLGTAIGRRRWLAALGSLGVLGVLALGLAGNTGALREQDQFLSAPESVTGFTVLRQHFPELGGQPMTIFTRPAHQERVLDIVKDTRGVALAVPEQTSGGWANISVFPKDAPDTVAEYDTIKRVRTAVHAVSGAEAIVGGPSAENLDTEVTTKRDEKLVIPLVLAVVLIVLGLLLRAILAPLVLMATVIVSFTAAFGGSVFVFDTILGFKGIDYSVPLLAFLFLVALGVDYNIFLTSRAREETVRLGTGAGMLKALSATGGVITSAGLVLAATFAVLATLPLVMLIEVGFLVAFGVLLDALLVRSVLVPALTLLIGRRIWWPSRLSRPAAELPDAQQSLADDEEPALQR encoded by the coding sequence ATGGCAGTCAACGCAGCGCCGTCCGGGGAAGCGCCGGCCGGTCGGTTGGCAGGCCGGTGGGTGCCATGGTTGGTGATCGGCTTGTGGTTGGTGCTGGCGGCGGGCATGGTGCCGTTGAGCGGAAAATTGAGCTCGGTCACCACCGACAGCGCCGTGGACACCCTGCCGGCCAGTGCCGAGTCCACCAAGGTGGCGGTGCTGGACGACAGTCTCCCCGGCGGTGACGACAACACGTTCGTCTTCGTGTACCACCGCTCCGGCGGCATGACCGACGCCGACCGCGCGACGGTCGAGCACCACTACAACACCCTTGCCAAGCAGTACCCGCCGAAGCGAACGCGGGCGGCCGACGAGGACGACGAGGGCTCACCGACGAGCCCCTCCACCGACCGCAAGGCGATGATGTTCACCCTTGAGGTGAGCACGGCCTACGGCGCACCGGAGGACATCGTCGGCCCGTTGCGTGACGCCGCGAAGGACCGCCCCGCCGGCCTGGAACTCGACGTGACCGGCCCGGGCGCGATCGACGGCGACATGGATGCCGTCTTCGACGGCATCGACGTGCAGGTCCTCCTCACCACCATCGTCGTCGTCACGCTCCTGCTCATCCTCACCTACCGCAGCCCCGTGTTGTGGATCATCCCGCTGGTGGCCGTCGGCGCGGCCGCACTGACCTCCATGGGGACCGTCTACCTGCTCGTCAAGGGCTTCGGCATCGTGGTCAACGACCAGAACTCGGCGCTGCTGACGATCCTGGTATTCGGAGTCGGCACGGACTACGCGCTGTTGCTCATCGCTCGCTATCGGGAGGCACTGCACCACCATGAGAACGTCCGGCTCGCGATGGTCCACGCGCTGCGCGGCGCGGCGCCGGCCATCGTCGCGTCCGCGGCCACCGTGGTCGCCGGCCTGCTCTGCCTGCTCGTCGCGGACCTGAACAGCACCAGCGGGTTGGGCCCGATCGGTGCGGCCGGCATCGTGTGCGCGCTGGTGGCCATGCTGACGCTGTTCCCGGCGGTGCTCGTGGTGCTCGGCAGGCGGATCTTCTGGCCGGCCATCCCGCGGTTCAGCACGGCCATGGAGGAGAAGCCGGGGCTGTGGGGACGGCTCGGCACCGCCATCGGCCGCCGCCGGTGGCTGGCGGCGCTCGGCTCGCTCGGAGTCCTCGGCGTGCTCGCCCTCGGGCTGGCGGGCAACACCGGCGCCCTGCGGGAGCAGGACCAGTTCCTGTCCGCGCCGGAGTCGGTCACCGGCTTCACCGTTCTGCGCCAGCACTTCCCGGAGCTCGGCGGCCAGCCGATGACGATCTTCACGCGGCCGGCGCACCAGGAGCGGGTGCTCGACATAGTCAAGGACACTCGCGGTGTGGCCCTGGCCGTCCCGGAACAGACCAGCGGTGGCTGGGCCAACATCTCCGTGTTCCCGAAGGACGCGCCGGACACCGTCGCGGAGTACGACACGATCAAGCGGGTACGCACCGCCGTGCACGCCGTGAGCGGGGCGGAGGCCATCGTCGGCGGGCCGAGTGCGGAGAACCTCGACACCGAGGTGACCACCAAGCGTGACGAGAAGCTGGTGATCCCGCTGGTGCTCGCCGTCGTCCTGATCGTCCTCGGGCTGCTGCTGCGCGCGATCCTGGCCCCGCTGGTCCTGATGGCCACCGTGATCGTCTCATTCACCGCAGCCTTTGGCGGGAGCGTGTTCGTCTTCGACACGATCCTCGGGTTCAAGGGGATCGACTATTCGGTGCCGCTGCTGGCATTCCTGTTCCTGGTGGCACTCGGCGTCGACTACAACATCTTCCTGACCAGCCGGGCCCGGGAGGAGACCGTGCGTCTGGGCACCGGAGCGGGCATGCTCAAAGCCCTCTCCGCCACCGGTGGCGTCATCACCTCGGCAGGCCTGGTCCTGGCGGCCACGTTCGCGGTCCTCGCCACACTTCCGCTGGTGATGCTGATCGAGGTCGGGTTCCTGGTCGCCTTCGGCGTGCTGCTCGACGCCCTGCTGGTGCGGTCGGTCCTGGTGCCCGCCCTCACCTTGCTGATCGGCCGGCGGATCTGGTGGCCGAGCCGGCTGTCCCGTCCAGCGGCGGAGCTGCCGGACGCTCAACAGTCGCTCGCCGACGACGAGGAGCCCGCGCTGCAACGGTGA
- a CDS encoding HAMP domain-containing sensor histidine kinase — MSRHVGREPRRLTRWWRRWSLRARLTVIAATAIAVSVFVAFQVASELLDWELKDTAEDQMRADSRVLATNAERAGLAQVQLPPYPGSGRLVRVILPDGSIRTPAGQPPLPPVSVDAGRVAQGASADLMESNDSDEDGYVIYTLRAGDGAVQVARVVDDSPINQFGFGMLLIGLLCVVGGALVGRTVARTGLAPIDRLTAAAVRVAHTRDLDADIPDEGGGEIRRLIRSINDMLAALRDSRRAQRLLAEDAAHELKTPLTSLRLNVELLIRLDRRGTLDSALPADGRTRLLNDLGSQVAELSTLVAELTDLARGDVSDESTEVLDLADVVLAAATRAGSRVPDIEVALDVTSVWVSGRPAALERAVLNLVDNAGKWSPVDQPVQVRLRIEGTSAVLEVDDAGPGIDAADVPRVFDRFYRADSARSLPGSGLGLSIVQRVVDAHGGRAAVARSARGGALLRVDLPAAAPPAPPAPIAPSAPPDPIARPSAGEDTVMS; from the coding sequence GTGAGCAGGCACGTCGGCCGGGAACCGCGCCGGCTGACTCGATGGTGGCGCCGGTGGTCCCTGCGGGCCAGGCTGACGGTGATCGCTGCGACGGCCATCGCGGTGAGCGTGTTCGTAGCCTTCCAGGTGGCCAGTGAGCTGCTGGACTGGGAGCTGAAGGACACCGCCGAGGATCAGATGCGTGCTGACTCCCGCGTGTTGGCGACGAACGCGGAGCGCGCCGGTCTGGCGCAGGTCCAGCTACCGCCGTATCCCGGATCCGGTCGTCTGGTGCGGGTCATCCTGCCCGACGGCTCGATCCGGACGCCGGCCGGCCAACCCCCGCTGCCCCCGGTCAGCGTGGACGCCGGGCGTGTGGCGCAGGGCGCGTCGGCCGACCTGATGGAGTCGAACGACAGCGACGAGGACGGCTACGTCATCTACACGCTGCGGGCGGGCGATGGCGCGGTCCAGGTGGCCCGCGTCGTCGACGACAGCCCGATCAACCAGTTCGGGTTCGGCATGCTGCTGATCGGGCTGCTGTGCGTGGTCGGTGGTGCCCTTGTCGGTCGGACCGTGGCGCGGACCGGGCTGGCACCGATCGACCGGCTGACCGCTGCCGCGGTACGTGTCGCGCACACCCGGGATCTCGACGCCGACATCCCGGATGAGGGCGGCGGGGAGATCCGGCGGCTGATCCGGTCGATCAACGACATGCTCGCCGCGCTCCGCGATTCCCGGCGGGCTCAGCGGCTGCTCGCCGAGGACGCCGCCCACGAGCTGAAGACCCCGCTCACCAGCCTGCGCCTCAACGTCGAGCTGCTGATACGACTCGATCGGCGCGGCACCCTGGACAGCGCGCTGCCGGCGGACGGCCGGACCCGGCTGCTCAACGATCTCGGCTCCCAGGTGGCCGAGTTGAGCACCCTTGTCGCCGAGCTGACCGACCTGGCGCGCGGGGACGTCAGCGACGAGAGCACCGAGGTGCTCGACCTCGCCGATGTGGTGCTGGCCGCCGCGACCCGGGCGGGTTCCCGTGTGCCCGACATCGAGGTGGCGCTCGACGTGACCTCGGTGTGGGTGAGCGGGCGTCCCGCTGCGCTTGAGCGGGCGGTGCTCAACCTCGTTGACAACGCCGGTAAGTGGTCTCCCGTGGACCAGCCGGTCCAGGTCCGGCTCCGTATCGAGGGCACGTCGGCGGTGCTTGAGGTCGACGACGCCGGGCCGGGCATCGACGCCGCCGACGTACCGCGGGTGTTCGACCGGTTCTACCGTGCCGACAGCGCCCGGTCGTTGCCGGGATCCGGCCTGGGGCTGTCGATCGTGCAGCGGGTCGTCGACGCACACGGCGGCCGGGCCGCCGTCGCCCGCTCCGCACGCGGTGGCGCGCTGCTTCGGGTCGACCTTCCGGCAGCGGCCCCGCCTGCCCCGCCTGCCCCGATCGCTCCGTCCGCCCCGCCTGACCCGATTGCGCGGCCCAGTGCCGGGGAGGACACCGTGATGAGCTGA
- a CDS encoding response regulator transcription factor gives MRIMIADDEAAIRESLERVLQVEGYDTSTVSNGFAVLDGVGGDTPDLLLLDVMMPRLGGLETCRRLRAAGRDLPVLMLTARDQVSDRVTGLDAGADDYLPKPFATEELLARVRALLRRRTPTDEESQILSFADLRLDVDRFEAWRGARPLRLTRTEFSLLQVLVSNATRVVTRDALFGAIWGFGLSSTANNLQVYVSYLRRKMEAEGEPRLIYTLRGLGYTLRETPP, from the coding sequence GTGCGGATCATGATCGCGGATGACGAGGCGGCCATCCGTGAGTCGCTGGAGCGGGTGCTCCAGGTCGAGGGTTACGACACCAGCACCGTCTCCAACGGTTTCGCCGTGCTCGACGGGGTCGGTGGCGACACACCGGATCTGCTGCTCCTCGACGTGATGATGCCCCGCCTCGGCGGGTTGGAGACCTGCCGACGGTTGCGGGCCGCAGGTCGCGATCTGCCGGTGCTGATGCTGACCGCCCGTGACCAGGTCTCCGACCGGGTCACGGGGCTGGACGCGGGCGCCGACGACTACCTGCCCAAGCCGTTCGCCACCGAGGAGTTACTGGCCCGGGTACGGGCTCTGCTGCGCCGACGCACGCCGACCGACGAGGAGTCGCAGATCCTGTCGTTCGCCGACCTCCGGCTCGATGTCGACAGGTTCGAGGCGTGGCGGGGCGCGCGGCCGCTGCGCCTGACGCGGACCGAGTTCTCCCTCCTGCAGGTCCTCGTGAGCAACGCGACCCGGGTCGTGACCCGCGACGCGCTGTTCGGGGCGATCTGGGGCTTCGGCTTGAGCTCCACCGCCAACAACCTTCAGGTGTACGTGAGTTACCTGCGCCGCAAGATGGAGGCCGAGGGTGAGCCGCGATTGATCTACACGCTGCGCGGCTTGGGGTACACGTTGCGGGAGACTCCTCCGTGA